A section of the Streptomyces sp. V3I8 genome encodes:
- a CDS encoding DUF4236 domain-containing protein — MPLTFRKSFRILPGVRLNINRKSWSITTGGRNGPKQTHSSTGRRTTSMDLPGPFGWRRTTRSKRH; from the coding sequence ATGCCGCTCACATTCCGCAAGAGCTTCCGGATCCTGCCCGGTGTACGGCTGAACATCAACCGGAAGTCGTGGTCCATCACCACGGGCGGCCGCAACGGCCCGAAGCAGACGCACAGCAGCACGGGACGCCGGACCACCTCGATGGACCTGCCCGGCCCCTTCGGCTGGCGCCGCACCACGCGCAGCAAGCGCCACTGA
- a CDS encoding UDP-N-acetylglucosamine 1-carboxyvinyltransferase, which yields MADDYLVRIGKLIRDARQHRGWTQAQLAEALGTSQSAVNRIERGNQNISLEMIARIGEALDSEIVSLGYAGPMHLRVVGGRRLSGSIDVKTSKNACVALLCATLLNRGRTVLRRVARIEEVYRLLEVLGSIGVRTRWINGGVDLEIVPPAELDMASIDETAARRTRSIIMFLGPLLHRMDGFKLPYAGGCDLGTRTIEPHMIALRRFGLDIAATEGMYHARVDHTVTPGRPIVLTERGDTVTENALLAAARHDGTTVIRNASSNYMVQDLCFFLEALGVRVEGIGTTTLTVHGVPNIDVDVDYSPSEDPVEAMSLLAAAVVTESELTVRRVPIEFLEIELAVLEEMGLDHDRTPEYVADNGRTRLVDLTVRPSKLEAPIDKIHPMPFPGLNIDNVPFFAAIAASAQGQTLIHDWVYDNRAIYLTDLNRLGGRLQLLDPHRVLVEGPTRWRAAEMMCPPALRPAVVVLLAMMAAEGTSVLRNVYVINRGYEDLAERLNSVGAQIEIFRDI from the coding sequence ATGGCAGACGACTACCTCGTACGCATCGGCAAGCTCATCCGTGACGCCCGTCAGCATCGGGGCTGGACACAGGCGCAGCTGGCCGAGGCACTCGGCACCAGCCAGAGTGCGGTGAACCGTATCGAGCGCGGCAACCAAAACATCAGCCTTGAGATGATCGCTCGAATCGGTGAAGCACTGGACAGTGAGATCGTCTCGCTCGGCTACGCGGGCCCGATGCACCTGCGTGTGGTCGGCGGACGCCGTCTGTCCGGCTCGATCGACGTGAAGACCAGCAAGAACGCGTGCGTGGCGCTGCTCTGCGCGACCCTCCTGAACCGGGGCCGCACGGTGCTGCGCCGCGTCGCGCGCATCGAGGAGGTGTACCGCCTTCTGGAGGTGCTGGGCTCCATCGGCGTACGCACCCGGTGGATCAACGGTGGCGTGGACCTGGAGATCGTGCCGCCGGCCGAGCTGGACATGGCGTCCATCGACGAGACGGCGGCCCGCCGCACCCGCTCGATCATCATGTTCCTGGGCCCGCTGCTGCACCGCATGGACGGCTTCAAGCTGCCGTACGCGGGCGGCTGCGACCTCGGCACCCGCACGATCGAGCCGCACATGATCGCCCTGCGCCGGTTCGGCCTGGACATCGCGGCCACCGAGGGCATGTACCACGCCCGCGTGGACCACACGGTGACCCCGGGGCGCCCCATCGTGCTGACCGAGCGCGGCGACACGGTGACCGAGAACGCGCTGCTGGCCGCCGCCCGCCACGACGGCACGACCGTCATCCGCAACGCCTCCTCCAACTACATGGTCCAGGACCTCTGCTTCTTCCTGGAGGCCCTCGGCGTCCGGGTGGAGGGCATCGGCACCACCACCCTCACCGTGCACGGCGTGCCGAACATCGACGTGGACGTGGACTACTCGCCGTCCGAGGACCCGGTCGAGGCGATGAGCCTGCTGGCCGCCGCGGTCGTCACCGAGTCCGAGCTGACCGTGCGCCGGGTGCCGATCGAGTTCCTGGAGATCGAGCTGGCGGTCCTGGAGGAGATGGGCCTCGACCACGACCGCACGCCGGAGTACGTCGCCGACAACGGCCGCACGCGCCTGGTGGACCTCACGGTCCGGCCCTCCAAGCTGGAGGCGCCGATCGACAAGATCCACCCGATGCCGTTCCCAGGCCTGAACATCGACAACGTCCCGTTCTTCGCGGCGATCGCGGCGTCCGCGCAGGGCCAGACGCTGATCCACGACTGGGTCTACGACAACCGCGCGATCTACCTCACGGACCTGAACCGCCTCGGCGGCCGCCTCCAGCTCCTCGACCCGCACCGCGTCCTGGTGGAGGGCCCCACCCGCTGGCGGGCCGCGGAGATGATGTGCCCGCCGGCCCTGCGCCCCGCGGTGGTCGTCCTGCTGGCGATGATGGCGGCGGAGGGCACGTCGGTCCTGCGCAACGTGTACGTCATCAACCGCGGCTACGAGGACCTGGCGGAGCGGCTGAACTCGGTGGGGGCGCAGATCGAGATCTTCCGGGACATCTGA
- a CDS encoding NAD(P)H oxidoreductase, which produces MTQQDSRAGTALVVVAHHRTDSLTSHTARRVATRLETAGYRIDLLDLHAEGFDPRMTGSDQPDWGNREKAYSDETQAHMRRILDADLVVAVFPVYWQSTPAILKGWIDRVWNYGFAYGRSRPRLAGKRMLWLGLAGATADDPVVEGMQTLLETNLSEGIAYYCGFSHSTVGLLTDAEERPQRVDAEGNLLVGEAVTGAEREAQYADLDRRAREFVEKFVAGERVAT; this is translated from the coding sequence GTGACGCAGCAGGACAGCCGTGCCGGAACAGCCCTCGTGGTCGTCGCACACCACCGCACCGATTCCCTCACCTCGCACACGGCCCGCCGTGTCGCCACCAGGCTCGAAACCGCCGGATACCGCATCGACCTGCTGGACCTGCACGCCGAGGGTTTCGACCCGCGGATGACCGGCTCGGACCAGCCGGACTGGGGCAACAGGGAAAAGGCCTACTCGGACGAAACGCAAGCACATATGCGGCGCATCCTCGACGCCGACCTCGTCGTCGCTGTCTTCCCGGTGTACTGGCAGAGCACGCCCGCCATCCTCAAGGGGTGGATCGACCGCGTGTGGAACTACGGGTTCGCCTACGGCCGCAGCAGGCCCCGCCTCGCCGGCAAGCGCATGCTGTGGCTGGGCCTGGCCGGCGCCACTGCCGACGACCCCGTCGTGGAGGGGATGCAAACCCTCCTGGAGACCAATCTGAGTGAGGGCATCGCCTACTACTGCGGCTTCTCCCATTCCACCGTCGGCCTGCTCACCGACGCGGAGGAGCGCCCGCAACGCGTCGACGCCGAAGGCAACCTCCTGGTCGGCGAAGCGGTCACGGGCGCTGAGCGAGAGGCCCAGTACGCCGATCTCGACCGGCGGGCACGGGAGTTCGTGGAGAAGTTCGTCGCCGGAGAACGTGTGGCCACCTGA
- a CDS encoding AraC family transcriptional regulator, which produces MRSVDPLSSLLSGIRAEGSVVSHAVLTAPWTIRFADDAPLTMISVLRGGGTLLLPDGTERAVGLGDTAIVRGPAPFHLADHPTAVHSSPATYEIACFTTGTEPTAQELGGIRWGSDSKEATALIVGAYRASGHRHERLLRALPPVLVVKEDVEVCAWLETAAADAARLSAGSQALMDRLLDWALVCTLRSWFEQAGADAPSWYRGLADPVLAPALQAFHDRPAGAWTVASLATRSGVSRALFAKRFTQLMGRPPLAYLTQCRMDEAEALLADTDLSIARIGKSVGYADAFGFSAAFKRHKGLSPSTFRAAAAGAPRT; this is translated from the coding sequence ATGCGTTCCGTGGATCCCTTGAGTTCGCTCCTGAGCGGCATTCGGGCCGAGGGGTCGGTCGTCAGCCACGCCGTGCTGACGGCGCCCTGGACGATTCGCTTCGCCGACGACGCACCGCTCACCATGATCAGCGTGCTGCGCGGCGGGGGCACCCTGTTGCTGCCCGACGGCACCGAGCGAGCGGTCGGCTTGGGCGACACGGCCATCGTGCGCGGTCCCGCGCCGTTCCATCTCGCGGACCATCCCACCGCTGTCCACAGCTCCCCTGCCACGTACGAGATCGCATGCTTCACCACGGGCACCGAGCCCACCGCCCAGGAACTCGGCGGTATCCGTTGGGGCTCCGACTCCAAGGAGGCGACCGCGCTGATCGTGGGTGCCTACCGCGCCTCGGGCCACCGCCACGAGCGGCTCCTGCGGGCCCTGCCGCCTGTCCTGGTGGTCAAGGAGGACGTCGAGGTCTGCGCATGGCTGGAGACGGCCGCTGCCGACGCCGCCCGTCTCTCGGCCGGTTCGCAGGCGCTGATGGACCGGCTCCTCGACTGGGCCCTGGTGTGCACCTTGCGCAGTTGGTTCGAACAGGCCGGCGCTGACGCGCCCAGTTGGTACCGGGGCCTTGCCGACCCGGTCCTCGCCCCCGCCCTGCAAGCCTTCCACGACCGGCCCGCCGGGGCCTGGACGGTGGCGTCGCTGGCCACGCGGAGCGGCGTCTCACGGGCGCTGTTCGCCAAGCGCTTCACCCAGCTGATGGGCCGTCCGCCCCTCGCCTACCTCACACAGTGCCGCATGGACGAGGCCGAGGCGCTTCTGGCCGACACCGACCTCAGCATCGCCCGGATCGGTAAGTCCGTCGGCTATGCCGACGCCTTCGGCTTCAGCGCCGCGTTCAAACGGCACAAAGGCCTGAGCCCCAGCACGTTCCGCGCCGCCGCAGCCGGGGCGCCGCGAACCTGA
- a CDS encoding DUF5999 family protein codes for MCSHQLSCPSANRSERSERSDRDDAHIVAAHPEQGWYLLCDGAIVFDDTGALLPDGRVVGPHRVPVEPVEPVEQLAVAA; via the coding sequence ATGTGTTCTCACCAGCTTTCGTGCCCGTCCGCCAACCGCTCCGAGCGGTCGGAGCGCTCCGACCGCGACGACGCGCACATCGTCGCAGCGCACCCCGAGCAGGGTTGGTACCTGCTGTGCGACGGCGCGATCGTCTTCGACGACACCGGTGCTCTCCTGCCCGACGGGCGGGTCGTCGGCCCTCATCGGGTGCCGGTCGAGCCGGTCGAGCCGGTCGAGCAGCTGGCTGTCGCCGCCTGA
- a CDS encoding DUF6299 family protein produces MRLHQVMGTAAAAALLLLAAPSAGALPQQAGPAGLSETVTVDSIGRLAADGTITLSGTYRCTGGSGPVFVSSSLSQGGSGLRTGIGGTTALCDGAEHPWANTGRTDPGRFKAGAAKVEATVMELRSGGLLLPLFHAAHEQDVTLVD; encoded by the coding sequence ATGCGATTGCACCAGGTCATGGGCACAGCCGCCGCTGCGGCACTGCTGCTGCTCGCCGCTCCGTCCGCAGGCGCGCTGCCCCAGCAGGCCGGTCCCGCCGGGCTGTCGGAGACGGTGACGGTCGATTCGATCGGCCGTCTCGCCGCGGACGGCACCATCACACTGTCCGGCACCTACCGCTGCACGGGCGGCAGCGGCCCGGTCTTCGTCAGTTCCTCCCTGAGCCAGGGCGGGAGCGGCCTGCGCACGGGCATCGGCGGCACCACCGCGCTCTGTGACGGCGCGGAGCACCCCTGGGCGAACACCGGCCGTACGGATCCGGGCCGGTTCAAGGCCGGCGCGGCGAAGGTCGAGGCGACGGTGATGGAACTCCGCTCCGGCGGCCTGCTGCTGCCGCTGTTCCACGCGGCACACGAGCAGGACGTGACGCTCGTCGACTGA
- a CDS encoding PaaX family transcriptional regulator C-terminal domain-containing protein — MINVSEQHAPRSLIVTFYGAYGRFAPGPVPVADLIRLLAAAGVDAPAVRSSVSRLKRRGLLLPARTAAGAAGYVLSPDARQLLDDGDRRVYAASPPEDDAWVLAVFSVPESERQKRHVLRSRLAGLGFGTAAPGVWIAPARLHEETRHTLERLGLDPYVELFRAEHLGYAPTAEAVARWWDLAAIAKQHEAFLDRHVRVLHSWEARTDTPAEEAYRDYLLALDSWRHLPYADPGLPSALLPQNWPGSRSAAVFRALHERLRNAGAAFAGVPAVPAN, encoded by the coding sequence GTGATCAACGTGTCCGAGCAGCACGCCCCCCGGTCCCTCATCGTCACCTTCTACGGCGCGTACGGCCGCTTCGCCCCCGGGCCCGTTCCCGTGGCGGACCTGATCCGGCTCCTCGCCGCGGCCGGTGTGGACGCACCCGCCGTGCGTTCGTCGGTGTCCAGGCTCAAACGCCGCGGACTGCTCCTGCCGGCCCGTACCGCGGCCGGCGCCGCCGGATACGTCCTGTCGCCGGACGCGCGCCAGCTCCTCGACGACGGCGACCGCCGGGTCTACGCGGCCTCGCCGCCCGAGGACGACGCCTGGGTGCTCGCCGTGTTCTCCGTGCCGGAGTCCGAGCGGCAGAAACGGCACGTGCTGCGTTCACGCCTGGCCGGCCTCGGCTTCGGGACGGCCGCCCCCGGGGTGTGGATCGCCCCGGCCCGCCTCCACGAGGAGACCCGTCACACGCTGGAACGGCTGGGCCTCGACCCGTACGTGGAGCTGTTCCGCGCCGAGCACCTCGGGTACGCGCCGACCGCGGAGGCCGTCGCACGCTGGTGGGACCTCGCCGCGATCGCCAAGCAGCACGAGGCGTTCCTCGACCGTCACGTGCGCGTGCTGCACAGCTGGGAGGCGCGGACCGACACGCCGGCCGAGGAGGCGTACCGCGACTACCTGCTCGCCCTGGACTCCTGGCGCCACCTCCCGTACGCCGATCCGGGGCTCCCTTCCGCACTGCTGCCGCAGAACTGGCCGGGTTCGCGTTCGGCGGCCGTCTTCCGTGCCCTGCACGAGCGGCTGCGGAACGCCGGAGCGGCCTTCGCGGGCGTACCGGCGGTGCCCGCGAACTGA
- a CDS encoding Tn3 family transposase — MPTRSASHPTYAAMLEVGRAQKTIFSNRRDEQEMFVLCLRILQSALVYVNTLMLQDILGETEWATLLTPVTVSSPRTAGDEEPAEEGADA; from the coding sequence ATGCCCACCCGCAGCGCCTCCCACCCCACCTACGCGGCGATGCTGGAGGTCGGCCGTGCCCAGAAGACCATCTTCTCGAACCGGCGCGACGAGCAGGAGATGTTCGTGCTGTGCCTGCGGATTCTGCAATCGGCCCTGGTCTACGTGAACACCCTGATGCTCCAAGACATCCTCGGCGAAACGGAGTGGGCCACCCTGCTCACCCCGGTCACGGTGTCCAGCCCTCGTACAGCGGGCGATGAGGAGCCGGCTGAGGAAGGTGCGGACGCATAA
- a CDS encoding SDR family NAD(P)-dependent oxidoreductase, which yields MGQLEGRTAVVTGGSTGIGLATAARLADEGAHVFITGRRKTELDAAIETIGTSRATAVDGDISEAADLDRLYDAVRARGQGLDVLVANAAVGAFGTLEQTTEDHFDQTFGVNVRGTLFTVQKALPLLNDGASVILISSTAADNGMEAFGAYAASKAAVRSFARTWSNELKGRGIRVNAVSPGGVETPGLANILGGEETLSAVKENVAATVAKGRIGRPEEVAAAVAFLASGQSSYIVGANIYVDGGQNQI from the coding sequence ACCGGCGGCAGCACCGGAATCGGTCTGGCCACCGCCGCACGTCTGGCGGACGAGGGCGCGCACGTGTTCATCACAGGCCGGCGCAAGACCGAGTTGGATGCCGCCATCGAGACCATCGGAACATCCAGGGCCACCGCGGTGGACGGCGACATCTCCGAGGCAGCCGACCTGGACCGGCTCTACGACGCGGTCCGCGCCCGGGGACAGGGACTGGACGTGCTCGTCGCGAACGCGGCGGTCGGTGCGTTTGGCACGCTGGAGCAGACCACCGAAGACCACTTCGACCAGACCTTCGGAGTCAACGTCCGGGGCACTCTGTTCACCGTGCAGAAGGCGCTCCCGCTGCTCAATGACGGCGCCTCGGTCATCCTGATCTCCTCCACAGCCGCCGACAACGGCATGGAGGCGTTCGGTGCGTACGCCGCGTCCAAGGCCGCCGTTCGGTCATTCGCGCGGACATGGTCCAACGAACTCAAGGGCCGGGGCATCAGGGTCAACGCGGTGTCGCCGGGCGGGGTCGAGACTCCCGGACTCGCCAATATTCTCGGTGGCGAGGAGACACTGTCCGCCGTCAAGGAGAACGTCGCCGCGACCGTGGCCAAGGGCCGCATAGGGCGTCCTGAGGAGGTCGCCGCCGCCGTGGCGTTCCTGGCTTCCGGACAGAGCAGCTACATCGTCGGCGCGAACATCTACGTCGACGGCGGGCAGAACCAGATCTGA